In Sphingobacterium sp. PCS056, the following proteins share a genomic window:
- a CDS encoding response regulator — translation MKNINLLIVDDKIENIISLTALLNDIENINIISSQDPNEALRLCYKQNIDIALVDVQMPEINGFEFVSLIKHNPKTSHIIAIMVTAISKEEKYLIQGLNSGAVDYLYKPLSPEITIAKVKSFVQQVQTQNEIKEKNNALEKSKEELIRAKEEAELARKSKETFLANMSHEIRTPINGVMGIAQMLKNSPLSIEQQDWVNKLNSASLNLLNIVNDILDLSKFDSGMMKLELEPTSVHDITDDLKNLFVHKAIHKGLNFSIKIDDKIDSFFLADPLRLKQILTNFISNSFKFTAHGRIDLCINLIDSNTSKLYLQFIVIDTGIGIPEQSLEKIFFAFEQGEDGITKKFGGTGLGLAIVKKLATLLGGKVIASSEYGKGSTFTFECWFDRTTAVKKTKPEKILYSELSSFDNLKILVAEDNELNSFMLANILRTWNCQIETASNGKIALEKVEEKTFDIIFMDSHMPIMSGFETIRRIREHSNPDIANILIISISASVLEAEQQEALEAGANKVIGKPFDPNHLHAMIEKLLRKRNN, via the coding sequence ATGAAAAACATAAACTTATTAATAGTTGATGATAAAATCGAAAATATCATTAGTTTAACAGCGCTTTTAAATGATATTGAAAATATCAATATTATAAGTAGCCAGGATCCTAATGAAGCTCTTCGCTTATGTTATAAGCAAAATATTGACATTGCTTTGGTAGATGTACAGATGCCTGAAATCAACGGTTTTGAATTTGTATCCCTCATAAAACATAACCCTAAGACCAGTCACATTATTGCGATTATGGTCACAGCTATCTCTAAAGAGGAAAAGTACCTCATTCAAGGATTAAATAGTGGTGCTGTAGATTATTTATATAAACCACTAAGCCCAGAAATAACAATTGCTAAGGTAAAATCTTTCGTGCAGCAGGTACAGACTCAAAATGAAATCAAAGAAAAAAATAATGCCTTAGAAAAGTCTAAAGAAGAATTAATACGGGCAAAAGAAGAAGCTGAATTAGCTCGAAAATCTAAAGAAACATTTCTAGCCAATATGAGCCACGAAATACGCACTCCTATCAATGGGGTAATGGGTATCGCACAAATGCTCAAAAACTCCCCCCTATCTATAGAACAACAAGATTGGGTCAACAAATTAAACAGTGCGTCACTGAATTTACTTAATATCGTTAATGATATTTTAGATCTGTCAAAATTTGATTCGGGTATGATGAAACTCGAACTCGAACCGACCTCCGTACATGATATTACAGACGATTTAAAAAATCTATTTGTACACAAAGCAATACATAAAGGATTAAATTTCTCTATCAAAATAGATGATAAAATCGATAGTTTCTTCTTAGCGGATCCTCTGAGACTTAAACAAATTCTTACGAATTTTATATCAAACAGTTTCAAGTTCACTGCCCATGGTCGTATTGATCTATGCATTAATCTTATTGATAGCAATACATCCAAATTATATCTACAGTTTATCGTCATTGATACAGGTATAGGGATACCAGAGCAATCATTGGAAAAAATATTTTTTGCCTTTGAACAGGGAGAAGACGGTATAACCAAAAAATTTGGTGGAACAGGACTAGGATTAGCCATTGTAAAAAAGCTCGCTACATTACTTGGAGGAAAAGTCATAGCTTCGAGCGAATATGGAAAAGGTAGCACATTTACTTTTGAATGTTGGTTCGATCGAACAACAGCGGTCAAAAAAACGAAACCCGAAAAGATATTATATTCAGAATTAAGCAGTTTTGACAATTTAAAAATTTTAGTTGCTGAAGATAATGAACTAAACAGTTTCATGTTAGCCAATATTCTAAGAACTTGGAATTGTCAGATTGAAACGGCAAGTAATGGAAAAATAGCATTAGAAAAAGTGGAAGAGAAAACATTCGATATTATTTTCATGGATTCTCATATGCCTATTATGAGTGGTTTTGAAACGATTAGAAGGATACGAGAGCATAGTAATCCTGATATCGCTAATATTCTCATTATATCAATTTCAGCATCCGTATTAGAAGCAGAACAACAAGAAGCGCTTGAGGCAGGAGCAAACAAAGTGATCGGAAAACCATTTGATCCAAACCATCTACATGCCATGATTGAAAAATTATTACGCAAAAGAAACAATTAA
- a CDS encoding CheR family methyltransferase translates to MLNYTELDEIIEIIKNFHGLDISGYSKASLKRRITRIMDLNKLDLVGLKSNLINQEGFLNYFIPEMTVNVTEMFRDPEFYIAVKTKLFPYLETYPHIKIWSAGCSTGEEVYSLAILLKECNLLSRSFIYGTDINHLVIEKAKQGIYSLTKLKEYSENFIKTKAEHSLSEYYTAMYDAATIQNDVKKHLLFSIHNLITDGVFNEFQVITCRNVLIYFDIQLQEKVFDLFYDSLCKLGFLCLGSKESLINYKRAHLFKLIDKKNNIYQKIA, encoded by the coding sequence ATGCTAAACTATACCGAATTAGACGAAATAATAGAAATCATTAAAAATTTTCATGGTTTGGATATATCTGGATATTCAAAAGCATCTTTAAAAAGACGAATAACTAGAATTATGGATCTTAATAAATTGGATCTTGTCGGTTTAAAATCAAATTTAATAAATCAAGAAGGTTTCCTGAATTACTTTATACCTGAAATGACTGTTAACGTCACAGAGATGTTCCGAGATCCAGAATTTTATATTGCTGTAAAAACGAAGCTCTTTCCGTACCTGGAGACTTATCCTCACATAAAAATTTGGAGTGCAGGATGTTCAACGGGAGAAGAAGTTTACTCATTAGCTATTTTATTAAAAGAATGCAATTTACTAAGCCGTTCCTTCATATATGGCACTGATATTAACCATCTCGTTATAGAGAAAGCCAAACAAGGCATTTATAGTTTAACGAAGTTAAAAGAATATTCAGAAAACTTTATTAAAACAAAAGCTGAGCATTCATTATCAGAATATTATACGGCCATGTATGACGCAGCAACCATTCAAAATGATGTAAAGAAACACCTCTTATTTTCAATTCATAATCTGATTACAGATGGTGTTTTCAATGAGTTTCAAGTCATTACTTGCCGCAACGTTTTAATATATTTTGATATCCAATTGCAAGAAAAAGTATTTGATCTATTTTATGACTCACTTTGCAAATTAGGATTTCTATGTTTGGGCTCAAAGGAATCATTGATTAACTATAAACGTGCGCATCTATTTAAATTAATTGATAAAAAAAACAATATTTATCAAAAAATAGCGTAA
- a CDS encoding acyl-CoA thioesterase: MNFYTRKWVKPEDLNPNGSLFGGTLLRWIDEEAVIYAIVQLSNSYVVTKYISEINFVSSAQQGDIIELGIEAINFGTTSITMRCEVRNKITRKTILSIDKLVFVNLNKEGVPTPHGRTEITYAYVGIDKIKKDDS, translated from the coding sequence ATGAACTTCTATACAAGAAAATGGGTAAAACCAGAAGATTTAAATCCTAATGGTTCGCTATTTGGAGGAACACTGCTGAGATGGATCGACGAAGAAGCTGTTATTTATGCTATCGTACAACTTTCAAATTCATATGTAGTCACAAAATACATCTCTGAAATCAATTTTGTAAGCTCCGCACAACAAGGTGATATCATAGAACTAGGAATAGAAGCAATTAATTTTGGAACAACATCGATCACTATGCGTTGTGAGGTCCGAAATAAAATTACACGAAAAACGATACTCTCCATTGACAAATTAGTATTCGTCAATCTCAATAAGGAGGGAGTACCGACCCCACACGGACGGACAGAAATTACTTATGCTTACGTAGGTATTGATAAAATAAAAAAGGATGACAGTTAA
- a CDS encoding DUF3817 domain-containing protein → MLRIFRQIALWEAISTICLFFLAMPLKYFFETPEAVKIAGSIHGFFVVIFVIMLIMCTVEYKWNWRRPLVYLLASLIPIVGFWVELDVKKIITGQKK, encoded by the coding sequence ATGCTCCGTATTTTTAGACAAATTGCACTTTGGGAAGCGATTTCAACTATTTGTTTGTTTTTTTTGGCTATGCCACTGAAATACTTTTTTGAAACTCCTGAAGCGGTAAAGATCGCTGGTTCAATTCATGGATTTTTTGTGGTTATTTTTGTCATTATGTTGATTATGTGTACCGTGGAGTATAAATGGAATTGGAGACGTCCATTGGTTTATTTATTAGCTTCCCTGATCCCCATAGTAGGTTTTTGGGTGGAGCTGGATGTAAAAAAGATAATAACAGGTCAAAAGAAATAA
- a CDS encoding plastocyanin/azurin family copper-binding protein — protein sequence MKKLFVLPAIALAISFASCGGNSTTKENSATTEQTPADATVAETIPGIENVELSNTLALEGNDAMKFDKNLFRVKAGEPVELTFKNVGSMPKESMGHNVVILKPGTDLATFGGEAAGAKADEYVPKSALSSVIAHTKLLGPGETDKITFTLEKGNYDFICSFPGHYGVMQGKIVAE from the coding sequence ATGAAAAAATTATTTGTTTTACCAGCCATTGCTTTAGCAATATCTTTTGCTTCTTGCGGAGGCAATTCAACAACAAAAGAAAACAGTGCAACAACTGAGCAAACGCCTGCAGATGCCACAGTAGCAGAAACGATCCCTGGAATTGAAAATGTTGAACTTTCTAACACACTAGCATTAGAAGGAAATGATGCGATGAAATTTGACAAAAATTTATTCCGCGTTAAAGCAGGAGAACCTGTAGAATTAACATTTAAAAATGTAGGATCAATGCCTAAAGAATCGATGGGGCATAATGTCGTTATCTTAAAACCAGGAACTGATCTAGCTACATTTGGTGGTGAAGCTGCTGGAGCAAAAGCGGATGAATATGTACCAAAATCGGCTCTTTCCTCTGTAATTGCACACACAAAATTATTAGGACCTGGTGAAACAGACAAAATTACTTTTACATTGGAAAAAGGAAATTATGATTTCATCTGTAGCTTCCCTGGACACTATGGTGTAATGCAAGGAAAAATTGTTGCAGAATAA
- a CDS encoding chemotaxis protein CheB: MKKGNKILLLGGSAGGFGVILNLLKSIPKNFPIPIVVIVHRNPKFESNFEYVLKNTFAIQIKSAEDKETIEGGKVYFAPPGYHLLIEPDFKLALDNSEPVQFSRPSIDVTMESASEVYQENCIAILFSGANQDGAKGLLAIKNNGGIGIVQHPDSAEVATMPQAAIDINAQHHIYTTEEIVKYIHQLN; this comes from the coding sequence ATGAAAAAGGGAAATAAAATATTGCTATTGGGGGGGTCTGCAGGAGGTTTTGGGGTGATCTTAAACTTATTAAAATCAATTCCTAAAAATTTCCCAATCCCAATAGTTGTAATTGTCCATCGAAATCCAAAATTTGAATCTAATTTTGAGTATGTTTTAAAAAATACATTTGCCATACAAATTAAATCCGCAGAGGACAAAGAAACAATTGAAGGGGGAAAAGTTTACTTTGCTCCTCCAGGCTATCATTTATTAATAGAACCAGATTTCAAACTCGCATTGGACAATTCTGAACCAGTTCAATTCTCAAGACCTTCCATAGATGTTACCATGGAATCGGCTTCTGAAGTTTATCAAGAAAACTGTATTGCAATCCTCTTTTCTGGAGCAAATCAAGATGGAGCAAAAGGATTATTAGCGATTAAAAATAATGGGGGAATAGGTATCGTACAGCATCCCGATTCTGCAGAAGTTGCAACAATGCCTCAAGCAGCAATAGACATAAATGCCCAGCATCATATTTATACGACTGAAGAAATTGTCAAGTACATTCATCAATTAAATTGA
- the lpdA gene encoding dihydrolipoyl dehydrogenase, with protein sequence MQYDVIVIGSGPGGYVAAIRCAQLGLKTAVIEKYSTFGGTCLNVGCIPSKALLDSSEHYHNAAHSFEAHGISLSNLKVDMKKMIARKDDVINQNTAGITYLFKKNKVESFQGIGSFVDKNTIKITKEDGTSEQITGKNVIIATGSKPTSLPFLPVDKKRIITSTEALNLTEIPKHLIVIGGGVIGLELGSVYARLGSKVSVVEFAKSIIGTMDGGLGKELQRVLKKSVGMEFYTGHKVTGATAKGKAVTVTAENPKGEIISLEGDYCIVAVGRTAYTENLGLENIGITVEERGKKITVNDHLETIVPGVYAIGDVVKGAMLAHKAEDEGIFVAERIVGQKPHIDYNLIPGVVYTWPEVASVGKTEEQLKEAGVKYKTGSFSFKASGRAKASMDTDGFVKILADAETDEVIGVHMIGPRAADMIAEAVVAMEYRASAEDIGRICHAHPTYTEAIKEAALAATANRAIHA encoded by the coding sequence ATGCAATACGACGTAATAGTAATTGGAAGTGGACCAGGCGGATATGTAGCAGCAATCCGTTGTGCACAATTAGGGTTAAAAACTGCTGTCATTGAGAAGTATAGCACTTTTGGAGGAACTTGTTTAAATGTAGGCTGTATCCCTTCAAAAGCTTTGTTAGATTCATCAGAACATTACCACAATGCTGCACATTCCTTCGAAGCACATGGTATCAGCTTAAGTAATTTAAAGGTTGATATGAAAAAAATGATTGCTCGCAAAGATGATGTTATCAACCAAAATACCGCAGGTATTACATATCTTTTTAAAAAGAACAAAGTTGAAAGCTTTCAAGGAATTGGTTCATTTGTAGATAAAAATACCATTAAAATCACAAAAGAAGACGGTACTTCCGAGCAAATCACAGGTAAAAATGTAATTATTGCAACAGGTTCAAAACCGACCTCTTTACCATTCTTACCAGTAGATAAAAAGAGAATTATTACTTCTACAGAAGCGTTAAATTTGACAGAGATCCCTAAGCACTTAATCGTTATTGGAGGTGGTGTAATTGGGCTTGAATTAGGTTCTGTTTACGCTCGTCTAGGTTCTAAAGTTTCCGTTGTGGAATTTGCAAAGTCGATCATCGGTACAATGGATGGTGGCTTAGGCAAAGAATTACAACGTGTTTTGAAAAAATCTGTAGGAATGGAATTCTATACTGGTCACAAAGTAACAGGTGCTACTGCAAAAGGTAAAGCAGTTACCGTTACAGCTGAGAATCCAAAAGGAGAAATCATTTCTTTAGAAGGTGATTATTGTATTGTAGCCGTTGGACGTACAGCATATACTGAAAACCTAGGTTTAGAAAACATAGGTATTACGGTTGAAGAAAGAGGTAAAAAAATTACTGTAAATGATCATTTAGAAACAATTGTTCCAGGTGTTTATGCAATTGGAGATGTTGTAAAAGGTGCTATGCTTGCACACAAAGCAGAAGACGAAGGTATCTTCGTAGCAGAACGCATTGTAGGTCAAAAACCACATATCGACTATAATTTAATCCCTGGTGTTGTTTACACTTGGCCTGAAGTTGCCTCAGTTGGTAAAACTGAAGAGCAATTAAAGGAAGCGGGTGTTAAATACAAAACTGGTTCATTCTCATTTAAAGCTTCTGGTCGTGCCAAAGCTTCAATGGATACAGATGGTTTTGTAAAAATATTAGCCGATGCCGAAACTGATGAAGTTATTGGAGTACATATGATTGGTCCAAGAGCTGCAGACATGATAGCAGAAGCAGTAGTCGCTATGGAATACCGTGCATCAGCAGAAGATATAGGCCGCATATGCCACGCACATCCGACCTACACTGAAGCAATAAAAGAAGCTGCTTTAGCGGCAACCGCAAATAGAGCAATTCACGCTTAA
- the lpdA gene encoding dihydrolipoyl dehydrogenase gives MNYDIIVIGSGPGGYVAAIRASQLGFKTAIIERESLGGICLNWGCIPTKALLKSAQVFEYLNHAAEYGINVQGGEPDFDAIIKRSRGVADGMSKGIQFLMKKNKIDVINGTAKIKKGGKIDVKAADGSSKEYTAKHTILATGARSRELPNLPQDGKKIIGYRQALVLPKQPKSLVIVGSGAIGIEFAYFYNAIGTKVTVVEFMDRIVPVEDEEISKQLEKSLKKQGINILTSSEVQSVDTSGTLSKVNIKSAKGMEVIEAEVVLSAVGIMPNIENLGLEEVGVNTDRGRVVVDDYYKTNIDGVYAIGDIVKGQALAHVASAEGILCIEAIKGLHVEPIDYNNIPGCTYCSPEIASVGYTEKAAKEAGYDIKVGKFPFSASGKASASGAKDGFVKVIFDAKYGEFLGAHMIGANVTEMIAEIVVARKLETTGHEMIKAIHPHPTMSEAIMEACADAYDEVIHL, from the coding sequence ATGAATTACGACATCATTGTAATTGGTAGTGGTCCTGGTGGATATGTTGCTGCCATTAGAGCCTCACAATTAGGTTTCAAAACTGCTATCATCGAGCGCGAATCTTTAGGAGGTATTTGTCTAAATTGGGGCTGTATACCAACTAAAGCTCTATTAAAAAGTGCACAAGTTTTTGAATATTTAAATCATGCTGCTGAATATGGTATCAATGTACAAGGCGGTGAGCCTGACTTTGATGCAATTATTAAAAGAAGTCGTGGCGTAGCTGATGGAATGAGCAAAGGTATTCAATTCTTAATGAAGAAGAATAAAATTGACGTCATCAATGGTACTGCAAAGATCAAAAAAGGTGGTAAAATCGATGTAAAAGCTGCAGATGGTTCATCAAAAGAATACACAGCCAAACACACGATTTTAGCGACTGGAGCACGTTCACGTGAATTACCTAACCTGCCTCAGGATGGTAAAAAAATTATCGGATATAGACAAGCACTAGTTCTTCCAAAACAACCAAAATCTCTTGTTATCGTTGGCTCTGGAGCTATCGGAATCGAATTTGCATATTTCTATAATGCCATTGGCACGAAAGTAACAGTTGTAGAATTCATGGACAGAATTGTTCCAGTTGAAGATGAAGAAATATCAAAGCAATTAGAAAAAAGCTTAAAGAAACAAGGCATTAACATTTTAACTTCATCCGAAGTACAGTCTGTTGATACATCAGGTACTTTAAGCAAAGTAAATATCAAGTCTGCAAAAGGTATGGAAGTGATCGAAGCTGAAGTAGTCCTATCAGCAGTAGGTATCATGCCAAATATTGAAAATTTAGGTCTTGAAGAAGTTGGAGTAAATACAGATCGTGGTCGCGTTGTGGTTGACGATTATTATAAAACAAACATTGATGGTGTCTATGCTATCGGTGATATTGTAAAAGGACAAGCGTTGGCGCACGTAGCATCAGCAGAAGGAATTTTATGTATAGAAGCGATCAAAGGTCTTCATGTAGAACCAATCGATTATAACAACATCCCAGGATGTACTTACTGTTCTCCTGAAATTGCCTCTGTAGGCTATACAGAGAAAGCAGCAAAAGAAGCTGGTTACGATATTAAAGTTGGTAAATTCCCTTTCTCAGCCTCTGGCAAAGCGTCAGCTTCTGGAGCGAAAGATGGTTTTGTAAAAGTTATATTTGATGCAAAATACGGTGAATTCTTAGGAGCCCATATGATTGGTGCAAATGTTACTGAAATGATTGCCGAAATTGTGGTAGCAAGAAAATTAGAAACAACTGGTCATGAAATGATTAAAGCGATCCATCCTCACCCTACAATGAGTGAAGCGATCATGGAAGCTTGTGCTGATGCTTATGATGAAGTGATTCATTTATAA
- a CDS encoding response regulator, translating into MKKLRFQQQLIIGIIFSFLIILSASLFLFVQLEKHSTYERDVIQNAEAKFDLIDKVKNSIAKVNHAKLEYHTEEKESALMPYVNEINLPLEVIKNLSKKDTYFIFDSNKLNNLKNSLLEFYDFDRDIELSKKNKYHVLNINNKRSDIQNQISIISKELIDKRKELIQKSTDQLEKTMFITYFLIFVGLAIMVYIFIVVLNVFKTLKKSIVDQKESNAALLKLSTEVEQNNAILNNINILDEDLRGDFNEKEIATIGLNNICKTTNALAGTVYVKKENSTNFYLLAKKGIPAETNIKNIILEGDGILSDVMKDKKLQIIRDVNADKYHVASSLINKFEAHLYLIPIVYENESIGIIELICQMESKKEEQLIEYLNSVSKILAISLTVAQAHTKMAELYEELQQQTEELEAQQEELRTTNEELGYKTNLLEASEEELRVQQEELVQTNNELDEKAKLLQEQNNELEKAKDKIALKIREVELASNYKSEFMANMSHELRTPLNSILILAKLLQDNKQENLTTEQIKYSNVIHNAGTDLLHLINDLLDLAKIESGKVELSQENIDTKDLIDYIEVFFKNTAEDKKINFKIKTSSNVPIHFFSDEYRIQQILKNLLSNAFKFTHANGDVIMEIDLDGDGGLSFKVTDTGIGIAADKQKLIFEAFKQEDGSTSRKYGGTGLGLSICRETAKLLGGKISLTSKVGAGSSFTFTLPLNESTTIAKMKEIVIEEPREIIKTSTSPIISKNESTIHSDENSNTLLIIEDDLIFADILKDYAEAHHYEVILAHDGEEGLEKAFFLKPKAIILDIMLPKIDGWNVLKSLKANPNTSAIPVHMMSAGTYLANEPIIAGAIGFMAKPVSEETLEKTFKKIQAMLENSVKKVLLIEDQHIQSDFIKHGLKEEKIIVDQAYDANKALELLANKANKYDCIILDLNLPDKSGVELLDEIKSDETYRETPIIINTAMELTSEQTARILKHSQAMVLKSAKSNDRLIDEVRLFLNKINQEPEDKGRITNKIKDFKLEKTLENKTILLADDDMRNIFALTSAFESYNIQVEIANNGQEALDILNEDNAIDLVLMDIMMPVMDGYEAIEQIRKNRKYIDLPIIAITAKAMKGDKEKAIEAGANDYVSKPIDIDKLISLIRVWVS; encoded by the coding sequence ATGAAAAAGCTACGTTTTCAGCAACAACTTATCATTGGAATTATATTTTCATTTCTCATCATACTATCCGCATCACTTTTTCTTTTTGTTCAATTGGAAAAACACTCAACTTACGAACGAGATGTTATTCAGAATGCTGAAGCCAAATTTGATCTGATCGATAAAGTCAAAAACAGTATTGCGAAAGTTAATCATGCAAAACTTGAATACCATACTGAAGAAAAAGAAAGTGCACTTATGCCCTATGTCAATGAAATCAACCTACCCTTAGAAGTTATAAAAAACTTAAGCAAAAAAGATACATATTTTATTTTTGACAGCAACAAATTAAATAACCTAAAAAACTCACTGCTAGAATTTTATGATTTCGACCGTGATATTGAACTCAGTAAAAAGAACAAGTATCATGTCTTAAATATTAACAATAAGCGATCAGATATTCAAAATCAAATATCTATAATTTCTAAAGAACTCATTGATAAAAGAAAAGAATTAATACAAAAGTCAACAGATCAATTAGAAAAGACCATGTTTATCACTTACTTTTTAATATTCGTTGGTCTTGCTATTATGGTCTATATTTTCATTGTTGTACTTAATGTCTTTAAGACATTAAAAAAGAGCATTGTAGATCAAAAAGAATCAAATGCTGCATTATTAAAACTTTCAACGGAAGTCGAACAGAATAATGCCATTTTAAACAACATTAATATATTAGACGAAGATTTAAGAGGTGATTTTAATGAAAAAGAGATTGCCACTATTGGTTTAAATAATATTTGTAAAACGACTAATGCATTAGCCGGTACAGTATATGTAAAAAAAGAAAATAGCACTAATTTCTATCTTTTAGCAAAAAAGGGTATTCCGGCAGAGACTAACATAAAAAATATAATCTTAGAAGGTGATGGCATATTGAGTGATGTCATGAAAGACAAAAAACTTCAGATAATTCGTGATGTCAATGCGGATAAATATCACGTTGCTTCTTCTTTGATCAATAAATTTGAAGCACACTTATATCTTATTCCTATTGTATATGAAAATGAATCCATCGGCATCATCGAGTTAATCTGTCAAATGGAAAGCAAAAAGGAAGAACAACTGATCGAATATCTAAATAGTGTAAGCAAAATACTTGCGATCAGTTTAACAGTTGCACAAGCACATACAAAAATGGCAGAGCTGTATGAAGAATTACAACAACAAACGGAAGAGCTCGAAGCACAGCAAGAGGAATTAAGAACAACAAATGAGGAACTTGGTTACAAAACCAACTTACTTGAAGCTTCAGAAGAGGAACTAAGAGTACAACAAGAAGAGTTAGTACAAACAAATAATGAATTGGATGAAAAAGCGAAATTACTCCAAGAACAAAATAATGAATTGGAGAAAGCTAAAGACAAAATCGCTCTAAAAATTCGCGAAGTAGAATTAGCTTCCAATTACAAGTCTGAATTTATGGCCAACATGAGCCACGAGCTCCGTACTCCGCTAAATAGTATCTTAATTTTGGCCAAATTATTACAAGATAATAAACAAGAAAATCTGACAACCGAACAGATTAAATATTCCAATGTGATTCACAATGCAGGAACAGATCTTTTGCATCTCATCAATGACCTCCTTGATTTAGCAAAAATTGAGTCTGGTAAAGTTGAGTTATCTCAAGAAAATATCGACACGAAAGATCTAATCGATTATATTGAAGTTTTTTTTAAAAATACAGCAGAAGATAAAAAGATAAATTTTAAAATAAAAACATCTTCCAATGTCCCTATTCACTTTTTCTCAGATGAATATCGAATACAACAAATTTTGAAAAACCTACTTTCTAATGCGTTCAAATTTACGCATGCAAACGGAGATGTAATCATGGAAATCGACTTGGATGGTGATGGCGGCCTGTCTTTCAAAGTGACAGATACAGGTATTGGTATCGCTGCAGACAAACAAAAATTAATTTTCGAAGCGTTTAAACAAGAAGATGGTTCTACAAGCCGCAAATATGGTGGTACGGGATTAGGTTTGTCAATTTGTAGAGAAACAGCAAAATTATTAGGAGGAAAAATTTCTTTAACAAGTAAAGTTGGAGCAGGTAGTTCTTTCACATTTACGTTGCCGTTAAATGAATCGACAACTATCGCAAAAATGAAAGAAATTGTGATTGAAGAACCGCGGGAAATAATAAAAACTTCCACTTCCCCAATAATTAGTAAAAATGAATCTACAATTCATAGTGATGAAAATTCAAATACATTACTCATTATTGAAGATGATCTCATATTCGCCGATATACTAAAAGACTATGCCGAAGCGCACCATTATGAGGTCATATTAGCACATGATGGTGAAGAAGGGCTAGAAAAAGCATTTTTTCTAAAACCAAAAGCGATCATTTTAGATATTATGCTACCCAAAATAGATGGGTGGAATGTACTTAAATCTTTAAAGGCCAATCCAAATACATCTGCCATTCCAGTACATATGATGTCTGCTGGTACATATTTGGCAAATGAACCTATTATCGCCGGAGCAATTGGCTTTATGGCTAAGCCAGTATCTGAAGAAACATTAGAAAAAACGTTTAAAAAAATTCAAGCAATGCTTGAAAACTCAGTAAAAAAAGTGTTATTAATTGAAGATCAACACATCCAAAGTGACTTTATAAAACATGGACTTAAAGAAGAAAAAATAATAGTTGATCAAGCTTACGACGCCAACAAAGCTCTTGAATTATTAGCAAATAAAGCGAATAAATATGACTGCATTATTTTAGATCTAAACTTACCAGATAAATCAGGTGTTGAATTACTGGATGAAATAAAATCAGATGAAACGTACAGAGAAACACCAATTATAATCAATACCGCGATGGAATTGACTTCTGAACAAACAGCCAGAATTTTGAAACATTCACAAGCTATGGTTCTTAAATCAGCCAAATCCAATGATCGACTCATCGATGAAGTTCGCTTATTCTTAAATAAAATAAATCAGGAACCAGAAGATAAGGGCCGTATTACAAATAAAATAAAAGATTTTAAGCTTGAAAAAACTTTAGAAAATAAAACTATTTTATTGGCAGACGATGATATGAGAAATATTTTTGCATTGACTAGTGCATTTGAAAGCTATAATATTCAAGTAGAAATTGCCAACAATGGACAAGAAGCATTAGATATCCTTAATGAAGATAATGCGATTGATCTGGTCCTTATGGACATTATGATGCCTGTAATGGATGGTTACGAAGCTATTGAACAAATTCGTAAAAATAGAAAATATATTGATTTACCAATTATTGCTATTACAGCCAAAGCGATGAAAGGTGATAAAGAAAAAGCAATCGAGGCTGGGGCTAATGACTATGTCAGTAAGCCAATAGATATTGATAAATTAATTTCATTAATCCGTGTTTGGGTTAGTTAA